The following DNA comes from Pseudomonadota bacterium.
CGTCTCGGACGGCGTGGCCGTCTCCAGCCTCGCGCCCTTCACGATCACCGTCGAGGCGGGCGTGAACTCGGCGCCGACCATCTCCGGCGTGGCACCGACGAGCGTGCTCCCTGACGCGCCCTACGACTTCGAGCCGAGCGCCAGCGACGCCGACGGTGACGCCCTGACCTTCAGCATCGAGAACGCCCCGAGCTGGGCCAACTTCTCCACCGACACGGGCGCCCTCACCGGCACCCCCGAGGAGAGCGACGAAGGCACCTACAGTGCGATCGTCATCTCCGTCGCCGACGGCACCGACTCCGCCTCCCTCGCCCCCTTCTCGATCACCGTGGAGCCCGTGCCCAACCGGGCGCCCACCATCGCCGGGACGCCCACCGCCGAAATCGGTGTGGAGAACAACTACAGCTTCACGCCGAGCGCAGAGGATGCCGACGGCGACGTGCTCACCTTCAGCATCGATAACCTGCCCGAATGGGCAGGCTTCAACACCGCCACCGGCGCCCTGTCCGGCACGCCGCAGGACGGCGAAGAGGGCATCTACAGCGGCATCGTGATCACCGTCTCTGACGGCACCGAGGCCGCCTCCCTCCCGGTCTTCAGCATCACCGTCCAGCCAGCCCCCAACAGCGCACCTACGATCACCGGTAACCCCGATACGATCGTCACTGCGGGTAACACCTACCGATTCACACCGGCCGCGGACGATGCGGATGGCGACGCGCTCACCTTCAGCATCGAGAATGCCCCCGCCTGGGCCAGCTTCTCCACCAACACGGGCCGACTCGTCGGCACGCCCGGCGCGGGCGATGTGGGCACCTACGGCGCCATCGTGATCAGCGTCTCCGACGGCACTGAATCGGCCTCGCTGGCCCCCTTTAGCATCACGGTGCAGGCCGTGCCGAATGTCGCCCCCACGATCGCGGGCACCCCGGCCACGTCCGTGGGCGTTGGCGAGGACTACCTGTTCATCCCCACCGCCGACGACGGCGACGGCGACGCGCTCACCTTCAGCATCTCCAATGCCCCCGCGTGGGCGAACTTCTCCGCGAGTACGGGTCGCCTCGCCGGGGCCCCGGATGCGAGCGACGAGGGGATCTACAGCGCCATCGTCATCTCCGTGTCCGACGGCGAAGACTCGGCCTCCCTCGCTGCCTTCAGCATCACGGTGACCGCGCTACCCAACAACGCGCCGACGATCGCGGGCACGCCGGACGCCAACGTGACCGCCGGTGAGGCCTACGCGTTCACCCCGACGGCCGATGACGAAGATGGCGATACGCTCACCTTCAGCATCGAGAACGCGCCCTCCTGGGCGAGCTTCTCCACCACCACCGGCGCGCTCACCGGTACGCCGCAGGAGGACGACGACGAGGGCATCTACAGCGGCATCGTGATCTCCGTCTCCGACGGC
Coding sequences within:
- a CDS encoding putative Ig domain-containing protein, yielding VSDGVAVSSLAPFTITVEAGVNSAPTISGVAPTSVLPDAPYDFEPSASDADGDALTFSIENAPSWANFSTDTGALTGTPEESDEGTYSAIVISVADGTDSASLAPFSITVEPVPNRAPTIAGTPTAEIGVENNYSFTPSAEDADGDVLTFSIDNLPEWAGFNTATGALSGTPQDGEEGIYSGIVITVSDGTEAASLPVFSITVQPAPNSAPTITGNPDTIVTAGNTYRFTPAADDADGDALTFSIENAPAWASFSTNTGRLVGTPGAGDVGTYGAIVISVSDGTESASLAPFSITVQAVPNVAPTIAGTPATSVGVGEDYLFIPTADDGDGDALTFSISNAPAWANFSASTGRLAGAPDASDEGIYSAIVISVSDGEDSASLAAFSITVTALPNNAPTIAGTPDANVTAGEAYAFTPTADDEDGDTLTFSIENAPSWASFSTTTGALTGTPQEDDDEGIYSGIVISVSDGTDSASLAAFAITVDPPPNTAPTIEGTPDAEVTAGNAYSFTPTANDDDGDTLTFSIENAPSWASFSTTTGALTGTPQEDDDEGTYAGIVISVSDGTDSASLAAFAITVDAPPNTAPTIAGTPDTEVVAADAYAFTPTANDDDGDTLTFSIENAPSWASFSTTTGALTGTPQGADVGTYANIVISVSDGTDDAALAAFTIEVVAAGVYSVTLNWTPPTENTDDSALVDLEGYRIYYGTSPSNYTDQVSVDNAGLSSFVVDDLPAGTFYFAITAINDQGIESAFSDEVSTTLPAD